One region of Drosophila teissieri strain GT53w chromosome 2L, Prin_Dtei_1.1, whole genome shotgun sequence genomic DNA includes:
- the LOC122626271 gene encoding mitochondrial sodium/calcium exchanger protein isoform X3 yields the protein MGARTKSANFNLTELDYEFQYFIKNMSCRAVMRLPYTYRCRMATQVSDCKRIINFFNYFRMMYCSIHIDDKTTEVLFMFLFAFICVAFLWLMSFNIGTYFSPVLKIISIKLHMNEYLAGVTFLAFGNCSPEIIANLMPVRADAPIFTIAVGNTLAIILLSGGTVCFLRPFRMNGHSTLRDLLFLLLGVEVLRYVMVKEGAVTLGEGIVLFSIYVVYVAINIADVALLRYYIKKLRRELDNLRSLTPPPIKEINAKLRKLTSWEEQDDIGIKDTTKYRRSRDTGNHFSNMTSSGYFVTPRPENRPEHIDYETNRKGLHNPENPRNLQLFTEFFQSLNPVDGEAWQLGGWSNRVYLIARCPLVFVLQLFIPVVDYEKVKHGWSKLLNCTQIVTNPFVVITLVHSGVSSVYKTWYITLDFSLSMWSPCLTVPLAIVIFLHSRTDVPPCYHHFHGDPLDRRNRTGSALRDRGNRIQSLRELHVGHLRGCLECHSGHYSQLPAGLAGLRPDGLRRHNRRSSFCDFDQHELGLHVQSQSSRIGRRFVGVRRSGRQLLPFSGNNHCDHSVVERHLRFPRS from the exons ATGGGTGCGCGAACGAAAAGCGCCAATTTTAACCTAACAGAACTGGACTACGAATTCCAATACTTTATCAAGAAT ATGAGTTGTAGGGCCGTGATGAGACTCCCTTACACATATCGCTGCAGGATGGCCACCCAAGTCAGTGACTGCAAACGCATTATAAACTTCTTCAATTACTTCAGGATGATGTATTGCTCAATTCACATCGATGACAAAACAACAGAGGTTCTGTTTATGTTCCTGTTTGCCTTTATATGTGTGGCGTTTCTGTGGCTGATGTCTTTCAATATTGGTACCTA CTTTTCTCCAGTCCTCAAGATAATCTCTATAAAGCTGCACATGAATGAGTACCTGGCAGGTGTTACCTTTCTGGCATTTGGTAACTGTAGTCCAGAAATAATAGCTAATCTGATGCCCGTGAGGGCCGATGCACCCATCTTTACCATAGCTGTGGGTAATACTCTGGCCATAATTCTGCTGAGTGGCGGTACAGTGTGTTTTCTGAGACCCTTTAGGATGAACGGACATTCCACTCTGCGAGATCTACTGTTTCTTCTCTTGGGTGTGGAGGTCCTGAGGTATGTGATGGTCAAGGAGGGCGCCGTGACCCTAGGAGAGGGTATAG TGCTCTTCTCAATTTACGTTGTTTATGTGGCTATAAATATAGCTGATGTGGCGTTGTTGCGCTACTACATCAAAA AACTTCGAAGAGAACTGGACAATTTGCGAAGCTTAACTCCTCCACCaatcaaagaaataaatgcaaagCTACGAAAACTAACTTCTTGGGAGGAGCAGGATGATATTGGGATTAAGGACACCACGAAGTATCGCCGCTCCAGGGATACGGGAAACCACTTTTCAAATATGACCAGTAGTGGCTACTTTGTGACCCCACGCCCAGAAAATCGACCCGAACACATTGATTACGAGACAAATCGCAAGGGGCTGCATAACCCGGAGAACCCAAGAAACCTCCAACTATTCACGGAGTTCTTCCAGTCCCTCAACCCGGTTGATGGAGAGGCGTGGCAGCTGGGTGGGTGGAGCAATCGAGTATACCTGATTGCCAGGTGCCCCCTGGTATTCGTACTTCAACTTTTCATTCCCGTGGTGGACTACGAGAAGGTCAAGCACGGCTGGAGTAAGCTGCTCAATTGCACGCAGATCGTGACGAACCCATTCGTGGTCATTACCCTGGTGCACT CTGGGGTGTCCAGCGTCTACAAAACCTGGTACATAACCCTCGACTTCAGTCTCTCCATGTGGTCGCCGTGCCTGACAGTCCCACTTGCCATTGTGATCTTCTTGCACTCTCGAACGGATGTGCCGCCCTGCTATCACCAC TTCCATGGTGACCCTCTGGATCGCCGTAACCGAACTGGAAGTGCTCTCCGAGATCGTGGGAATCGTATTCAATCTCTCCGAGAGCTTCATGTCGGTCACCTTCGGGGCTGTCTCGAATGCCACTCCGGACATTATAGCCAACTACCAGCTGGCCTTGCAGGGCTACGGCCGGATGGCCTTCGCCGCCATAATAGGAGGTCCAGTTTTTG CGATTTTGATCAGCATGAGCTTGGCCTTCATGTTCAATCACAGAGTTCGCGAATTGGGCGCCGATTCGTGGGTGTACGGCGATCTGGGCGACAACTGCTACCTTTTTCTGGTAATAACCATTGTGACCACAGTGTGGTGGAGCGTCACCTTCGATTTCCACGCTCGTAG
- the LOC122626271 gene encoding mitochondrial sodium/calcium exchanger protein isoform X1, whose translation MGARTKSANFNLTELDYEFQYFIKNMSCRAVMRLPYTYRCRMATQVSDCKRIINFFNYFRMMYCSIHIDDKTTEVLFMFLFAFICVAFLWLMSFNIGTYFSPVLKIISIKLHMNEYLAGVTFLAFGNCSPEIIANLMPVRADAPIFTIAVGNTLAIILLSGGTVCFLRPFRMNGHSTLRDLLFLLLGVEVLRYVMVKEGAVTLGEGIVLFSIYVVYVAINIADVALLRYYIKKLRRELDNLRSLTPPPIKEINAKLRKLTSWEEQDDIGIKDTTKYRRSRDTGNHFSNMTSSGYFVTPRPENRPEHIDYETNRKGLHNPENPRNLQLFTEFFQSLNPVDGEAWQLGGWSNRVYLIARCPLVFVLQLFIPVVDYEKVKHGWSKLLNCTQIVTNPFVVITLVHSGVSSVYKTWYITLDFSLSMWSPCLTVPLAIVIFLHSRTDVPPCYHHLFIILTFFSSMVTLWIAVTELEVLSEIVGIVFNLSESFMSVTFGAVSNATPDIIANYQLALQGYGRMAFAAIIGGPVFAILISMSLAFMFNHRVRELGADSWVYGDLGDNCYLFLVITIVTTVWWSVTFDFHARRSAGVFLWLVYLQFLLYAVCVEWDLVHEFSRDQYFTPI comes from the exons ATGGGTGCGCGAACGAAAAGCGCCAATTTTAACCTAACAGAACTGGACTACGAATTCCAATACTTTATCAAGAAT ATGAGTTGTAGGGCCGTGATGAGACTCCCTTACACATATCGCTGCAGGATGGCCACCCAAGTCAGTGACTGCAAACGCATTATAAACTTCTTCAATTACTTCAGGATGATGTATTGCTCAATTCACATCGATGACAAAACAACAGAGGTTCTGTTTATGTTCCTGTTTGCCTTTATATGTGTGGCGTTTCTGTGGCTGATGTCTTTCAATATTGGTACCTA CTTTTCTCCAGTCCTCAAGATAATCTCTATAAAGCTGCACATGAATGAGTACCTGGCAGGTGTTACCTTTCTGGCATTTGGTAACTGTAGTCCAGAAATAATAGCTAATCTGATGCCCGTGAGGGCCGATGCACCCATCTTTACCATAGCTGTGGGTAATACTCTGGCCATAATTCTGCTGAGTGGCGGTACAGTGTGTTTTCTGAGACCCTTTAGGATGAACGGACATTCCACTCTGCGAGATCTACTGTTTCTTCTCTTGGGTGTGGAGGTCCTGAGGTATGTGATGGTCAAGGAGGGCGCCGTGACCCTAGGAGAGGGTATAG TGCTCTTCTCAATTTACGTTGTTTATGTGGCTATAAATATAGCTGATGTGGCGTTGTTGCGCTACTACATCAAAA AACTTCGAAGAGAACTGGACAATTTGCGAAGCTTAACTCCTCCACCaatcaaagaaataaatgcaaagCTACGAAAACTAACTTCTTGGGAGGAGCAGGATGATATTGGGATTAAGGACACCACGAAGTATCGCCGCTCCAGGGATACGGGAAACCACTTTTCAAATATGACCAGTAGTGGCTACTTTGTGACCCCACGCCCAGAAAATCGACCCGAACACATTGATTACGAGACAAATCGCAAGGGGCTGCATAACCCGGAGAACCCAAGAAACCTCCAACTATTCACGGAGTTCTTCCAGTCCCTCAACCCGGTTGATGGAGAGGCGTGGCAGCTGGGTGGGTGGAGCAATCGAGTATACCTGATTGCCAGGTGCCCCCTGGTATTCGTACTTCAACTTTTCATTCCCGTGGTGGACTACGAGAAGGTCAAGCACGGCTGGAGTAAGCTGCTCAATTGCACGCAGATCGTGACGAACCCATTCGTGGTCATTACCCTGGTGCACT CTGGGGTGTCCAGCGTCTACAAAACCTGGTACATAACCCTCGACTTCAGTCTCTCCATGTGGTCGCCGTGCCTGACAGTCCCACTTGCCATTGTGATCTTCTTGCACTCTCGAACGGATGTGCCGCCCTGCTATCACCAC CTGTTTATTATCCTCACTTTTTTCAGTTCCATGGTGACCCTCTGGATCGCCGTAACCGAACTGGAAGTGCTCTCCGAGATCGTGGGAATCGTATTCAATCTCTCCGAGAGCTTCATGTCGGTCACCTTCGGGGCTGTCTCGAATGCCACTCCGGACATTATAGCCAACTACCAGCTGGCCTTGCAGGGCTACGGCCGGATGGCCTTCGCCGCCATAATAGGAGGTCCAGTTTTTG CGATTTTGATCAGCATGAGCTTGGCCTTCATGTTCAATCACAGAGTTCGCGAATTGGGCGCCGATTCGTGGGTGTACGGCGATCTGGGCGACAACTGCTACCTTTTTCTGGTAATAACCATTGTGACCACAGTGTGGTGGAGCGTCACCTTCGATTTCCACGCTCGTAGATCCGCAGGAGTTTTCCTATGGCTTGTTTACTTGCAGTTCCTCTTATATGCGGTCTGTGTGGAATGGGATCTTGTTCATGAATTTTCCAGAGATCAATACTTTACGCCGATATAA
- the LOC122626271 gene encoding mitochondrial sodium/calcium exchanger protein isoform X2 — protein sequence MGARTKSANFNLTELDYEFQYFIKNMSCRAVMRLPYTYRCRMATQVSDCKRIINFFNYFRMMYCSIHIDDKTTEVLFMFLFAFICVAFLWLMSFNIGTYFSPVLKIISIKLHMNEYLAGVTFLAFGNCSPEIIANLMPVRADAPIFTIAVGNTLAIILLSGGTVCFLRPFRMNGHSTLRDLLFLLLGVEVLRYVMVKEGAVTLGEGIVLFSIYVVYVAINIADVALLRYYIKKLRRELDNLRSLTPPPIKEINAKLRKLTSWEEQDDIGIKDTTKYRRSRDTGNHFSNMTSSGYFVTPRPENRPEHIDYETNRKGLHNPENPRNLQLFTEFFQSLNPVDGEAWQLGGWSNRVYLIARCPLVFVLQLFIPVVDYEKVKHGWSKLLNCTQIVTNPFVVITLVHCSWGVQRLQNLVHNPRLQSLHVVAVPDSPTCHCDLLALSNGCAALLSPPVYYPHFFQFHGDPLDRRNRTGSALRDRGNRIQSLRELHVGHLRGCLECHSGHYSQLPAGLAGLRPDGLRRHNRRSSFCDFDQHELGLHVQSQSSRIGRRFVGVRRSGRQLLPFSGNNHCDHSVVERHLRFPRS from the exons ATGGGTGCGCGAACGAAAAGCGCCAATTTTAACCTAACAGAACTGGACTACGAATTCCAATACTTTATCAAGAAT ATGAGTTGTAGGGCCGTGATGAGACTCCCTTACACATATCGCTGCAGGATGGCCACCCAAGTCAGTGACTGCAAACGCATTATAAACTTCTTCAATTACTTCAGGATGATGTATTGCTCAATTCACATCGATGACAAAACAACAGAGGTTCTGTTTATGTTCCTGTTTGCCTTTATATGTGTGGCGTTTCTGTGGCTGATGTCTTTCAATATTGGTACCTA CTTTTCTCCAGTCCTCAAGATAATCTCTATAAAGCTGCACATGAATGAGTACCTGGCAGGTGTTACCTTTCTGGCATTTGGTAACTGTAGTCCAGAAATAATAGCTAATCTGATGCCCGTGAGGGCCGATGCACCCATCTTTACCATAGCTGTGGGTAATACTCTGGCCATAATTCTGCTGAGTGGCGGTACAGTGTGTTTTCTGAGACCCTTTAGGATGAACGGACATTCCACTCTGCGAGATCTACTGTTTCTTCTCTTGGGTGTGGAGGTCCTGAGGTATGTGATGGTCAAGGAGGGCGCCGTGACCCTAGGAGAGGGTATAG TGCTCTTCTCAATTTACGTTGTTTATGTGGCTATAAATATAGCTGATGTGGCGTTGTTGCGCTACTACATCAAAA AACTTCGAAGAGAACTGGACAATTTGCGAAGCTTAACTCCTCCACCaatcaaagaaataaatgcaaagCTACGAAAACTAACTTCTTGGGAGGAGCAGGATGATATTGGGATTAAGGACACCACGAAGTATCGCCGCTCCAGGGATACGGGAAACCACTTTTCAAATATGACCAGTAGTGGCTACTTTGTGACCCCACGCCCAGAAAATCGACCCGAACACATTGATTACGAGACAAATCGCAAGGGGCTGCATAACCCGGAGAACCCAAGAAACCTCCAACTATTCACGGAGTTCTTCCAGTCCCTCAACCCGGTTGATGGAGAGGCGTGGCAGCTGGGTGGGTGGAGCAATCGAGTATACCTGATTGCCAGGTGCCCCCTGGTATTCGTACTTCAACTTTTCATTCCCGTGGTGGACTACGAGAAGGTCAAGCACGGCTGGAGTAAGCTGCTCAATTGCACGCAGATCGTGACGAACCCATTCGTGGTCATTACCCTGGTGCACTGTAG CTGGGGTGTCCAGCGTCTACAAAACCTGGTACATAACCCTCGACTTCAGTCTCTCCATGTGGTCGCCGTGCCTGACAGTCCCACTTGCCATTGTGATCTTCTTGCACTCTCGAACGGATGTGCCGCCCTGCTATCACCAC CTGTTTATTATCCTCACTTTTTTCAGTTCCATGGTGACCCTCTGGATCGCCGTAACCGAACTGGAAGTGCTCTCCGAGATCGTGGGAATCGTATTCAATCTCTCCGAGAGCTTCATGTCGGTCACCTTCGGGGCTGTCTCGAATGCCACTCCGGACATTATAGCCAACTACCAGCTGGCCTTGCAGGGCTACGGCCGGATGGCCTTCGCCGCCATAATAGGAGGTCCAGTTTTTG CGATTTTGATCAGCATGAGCTTGGCCTTCATGTTCAATCACAGAGTTCGCGAATTGGGCGCCGATTCGTGGGTGTACGGCGATCTGGGCGACAACTGCTACCTTTTTCTGGTAATAACCATTGTGACCACAGTGTGGTGGAGCGTCACCTTCGATTTCCACGCTCGTAG
- the LOC122625983 gene encoding peptidoglycan-recognition protein SC1a: MVSKVALLLAVLVCGQYMAQGVYVVSKAEWGGRGAKWTVGLGNYLSYAIIHHTAGSYCETRAQCNAVLQSVQSYHMDSLGWPDIGYNFLIGGDGNVYEGRGWNNMGAHAAEWNPYSIGISFLGNYNWDTLEPNMISAAQQLLNDAVNRGQLSSGYILYGHRQVSATECPGTHIWNEIRGWSHWSG, from the coding sequence ATGGTTTCCAAAGTGGCTCTCCTCCTCGCCGTCCTGGTCTGCGGCCAGTACATGGCCCAAGGCGTCTACGTAGTCTCCAAGGCGGAGTGGGGTGGTCGCGGCGCCAAGTGGACCGTAGGCCTGGGCAACTACCTCAGCTACGCCATCATCCACCACACCGCCGGCTCCTACTGCGAGACCCGTGCCCAGTGCAACGCCGTGCTGCAGAGCGTCCAGAGCTACCACATGGACTCCCTCGGCTGGCCCGACATCGGCTACAACTTCCTGATCGGCGGAGACGGCAACGTGTATGAGGGACGTGGCTGGAACAACATGGGCGCCCACGCCGCCGAGTGGAACCCCTACAGCATCGGCATCAGCTTCCTGGGCAACTACAACTGGGACACCCTGGAGCCGAACATGATCTCCGCCGCGCAGCAGCTGCTCAACGACGCCGTCAACCGTGGCCAGCTCAGCTCCGGCTACATCCTGTACGGCCATCGCCAGGTCAGCGCCACCGAGTGCCCCGGCACCCACATCTGGAACGAGATCCGCGGCTGGTCCCACTGGTCTGGCTAG